The proteins below are encoded in one region of Nocardioides marmorisolisilvae:
- a CDS encoding CoA-transferase subunit beta: MSEVTRAEYCAIAIADCFADDGEIMGSPMGLLPTLGARLAKNTSNPLLLLTDGEARIIRGTPPLGQSNDVVEGWMPFRLVLEAVVPHGKRHVMMGATQVDREGNQNISAIGPWAQPKRQLLGVRGAPGNTVNNRTSYWVPRHSARVFVEQVDIVSGVGRRRAEAAGPAATRFHDVHRVVSNLGVFDFDTPDHTMQILSVHPGVTIEDVQAASGFEIGVPAAGVPETRTPSETELMLIREVLDPRGLRDKEVPAP, translated from the coding sequence GTGAGCGAGGTCACCCGGGCGGAGTACTGCGCCATCGCGATCGCCGACTGCTTCGCCGATGACGGCGAGATCATGGGCAGTCCGATGGGCCTGCTGCCCACCTTGGGTGCTCGGCTGGCGAAGAACACCTCCAATCCGTTGCTGCTGCTGACCGACGGCGAGGCCCGGATCATCAGGGGCACTCCCCCGCTCGGCCAGAGCAACGACGTGGTCGAGGGCTGGATGCCGTTCCGGCTGGTGCTCGAGGCCGTGGTGCCCCACGGCAAGCGGCACGTGATGATGGGCGCCACCCAGGTCGACCGCGAAGGCAACCAGAACATCTCCGCGATCGGTCCCTGGGCGCAGCCGAAGCGGCAGCTGCTCGGTGTCCGCGGCGCGCCGGGCAACACGGTAAACAACAGGACCTCCTACTGGGTGCCCCGGCACTCCGCTCGGGTCTTCGTCGAGCAGGTCGACATCGTCTCCGGAGTCGGGCGGCGCCGGGCCGAGGCGGCAGGGCCCGCGGCGACCAGGTTCCACGACGTCCATCGCGTGGTCAGCAATCTCGGAGTCTTCGACTTCGACACCCCTGACCACACCATGCAGATCCTCAGCGTGCACCCGGGCGTCACCATCGAGGACGTGCAGGCGGCCAGCGGCTTCGAGATCGGCGTGCCCGCCGCCGGCGTACCGGAGACGAGGACGCCGAGTGAGACCGAGCTGATGCTGATCCGCGAGGTGCTCGATCCGCGGGGGCTCCGCGACAAGGAGGTGCCGGCACCATGA